One genomic region from Equus asinus isolate D_3611 breed Donkey chromosome 10, EquAss-T2T_v2, whole genome shotgun sequence encodes:
- the LOC106830506 gene encoding olfactory receptor 13C7-like — protein sequence MHFGGCRILLVKENINMGKSNQSSVTEFVLLGLSGYPELEAIYFVLVLYMYLVILLGNGVIIIVSIYDSHLHTPMYFFLSNLSFLDICYTSSSIPLFLSSFLTSKKTISFSGCGVQMFFSFGMGATECVLLSMMAFDRYVAICNPLRYPIIMSKASYVPMVSGSWIAGGVNSVLQTSLAMRLPFCGDNVINHFTCEILAVLKLACADVSINVLSMVVANMIFLVVPVLFIVVSYVFILFTILRIPSAEGRRKAFSTCSAHLTVVVIFYGTILFMYAKPKAKDSSGVDKVQVTDKIISLFYGVVTPMLNPLIYSLRNKDVKAAVKNILCRKCSSEGR from the coding sequence ATGCATTTCGGCGGCTGCAGAATTCTtttggtgaaagaaaatattaacatggGAAAGTCCAATCAGTCTTCTGTGACAGAATTTGTCCTACTGGGGCTTTCAGGCTACCCAGAGCTTGAGGCCATTTACTTTGTACTGGTCCTATATATGTACCTGGTGATCCTACTGGGAAATGGAGTCATCATCATTGTAAGTATCTATGACTCCCACCTGCAtacccccatgtactttttcctcagtaACTTATCATTCTTGGACATTTGCTACACCAGTTCTTCTATCCCCTTATTTCTCAGCAGCTTCTTAACTTCAAAGAAAACTATTTCCTTCTCTGGGTGTGGAGTgcaaatgtttttctcctttggtaTGGGAGCCACAGAGTGTGTCCTTCTAAGCATGATGGCGtttgaccgctatgtggccatctgtaatcCTCTGAGATACCCCATCATTATGAGCAAGGCTTCATATGTGCCCATGGTCTCTGGGTCCTGGATTGCAGGGGGTGTCAATTCTGTGTTGCAAACCTCTCTTGCAATGCGACTTCCTTTCTGTGGAGATAATGTCATTAATCATTTTACTTGTGAAATCTTGGCTGTCTTGAAATTGGCCTGTGCTGATGTCTCCATAAATGTTCTTAGCATGGTTGTTGCTAATATGATTTTTCTTGTGGTCCCAGTACTTTTCATTGTTGTTTCCtatgttttcattctcttcaccATCCTGAGGATTCCTTCTGCAGAGGGAAGGcgcaaagccttctccacctgctccgCCCACCTAACAGTGGTGGTTATATTCTATGGAACCATCCTCTTCATGTATGCAAAACCCAAGGCTAAAGACTCTTCTGGTGTGGACAAAGTACAAGTCACAGACAAAATCATCTCTCTCTTCTACGGAGTTGTGACACCTATGCTCAATCCCCTCATCTATAGTTTGAGGAACAAAGACGTGAAGGCAGCTGTGAAGAATATACTGTGTCGGAAATGCTCCTCAGAGGGAAGGTGa
- the LOC139039668 gene encoding olfactory receptor 13C9, protein MEWENQTILVEFFLKGLADYPRLELLFFVLLLIMYVVILLGNGTLILISILDPHLHTPMYFFLGNLSFLDICYTTTSIPSTLMRFLSERKTISFSGCAVQMFFGLAMGTTECVLLSMMAFDRYVAICKPLRYSVIMSKNSYVPMAAGSWFAGVVNSAVQTAFVVQLTFCRNNVINNFACEILAVMKMACADISGNEFIMLVATTLFTLMPLLLIVISYSLIISSILKIRTSEGRSKAFSTCSAHLTVVIIFYGTILFMYMKPKSKQTLNSDDMDATDKLISMFYGVMTPMMNPLIYSLRNKDVKEAVKHLFNRRFFTK, encoded by the coding sequence ATGGAATGGGAAAACCAAACGATTCTGGTAGAATTCTTTTTAAAGGGGCTTGCTGATTACCCAAGGCTTGAGCTACTCTTTTTTGTGCTCCTCTTAATAATGTATGTGGTCATCCTTCTGGGCAATGGCACCCTTATTTTAATCAGCATCCTGGACCCCCaccttcacacccccatgtacttcttcctggggAACCTCTCGTTCTTGGACATCTGCTACACCACCACCTCCATTCCCTCCACACTGATGAGGTTCCTCTCCGAAAGAAAGACCATCTCATTCTCTGGCTGTGCAGTGCAGATGTTCTTCGGCTTGGCCATGGGGACAACAGAGTGTGTGCTCCTGAGCATGATGGCCTTTGACCGGTATGTGGCTATCTGCAAACCTCTGAGATATTCTGTCATCATGAGTAAGAATTCCTATGTGCCCATGGCAGCTGGCTCCTGGTTTGCAGGAGTTGTCAACTCTGCAGTACAAACTGCATTTGTGGTACAATTGACCTTCTGCAGGAATAATGTCATCAATAATTTTGCCTGTGAAATTCTGGCTGTCATGAAGATGGCCTGTGCTGACATCTCAGGCAATGAGTTCATCATGCTTGTGGCCACGACATTGTTCACATTGATGCCCCTGCTCTTGATTGTCATCTCTTACTCATTAATCATTTCCAGCATCCTCAAGATCCGTACTTCTGAGGGGAGAagcaaagccttctccacctgctcaGCCCACCTGACTGTGGTGATAATATTCTATGGAACCATTCTCTTCATGTACATGAAGCCCAAGTCTAAACAGACTCTTAATTCAGATGACATGGATGCCACTGACAAACTTATATCCATGTTCTATGGAGTGATGACTCCCATGATGAATCCTTTAATCTACAGTCTCAGAAACAAGGATGTGAAGGAGGCAGTAAAACATCTATTTAACAGAAGGTTCTTTACCAAGTGA